A single window of Streptomyces cathayae DNA harbors:
- a CDS encoding serine/threonine-protein kinase gives MSVPAVRAAPVLAPGTRPVPGYEVLAHLARTGWLDVYDVWSQERDCRCVVKAVRPDRREQEQLGERLLREGRWLGAFTHPHLVRAYETFESPVPLVVLETLTGETLSHLIHRLRRRPSAADVALLGVQLCSAIHYLHGQGLLHLDLKPSNVVVDRGHAKVLDLSTARPPGPAPAGAGTFCYLAPEQARGGPLSAAADVWGVGITLYEVAAGDVPFGRGDRRGVSPRGEEGDEPCDGSVTGGQDRWYPQLEEAAPPVGSRRRLPGGLAAAIDGCLRTDPSSRPSVAELAAALDATLPGPGRRAARP, from the coding sequence GTGAGTGTCCCGGCGGTGCGGGCCGCCCCGGTTCTGGCGCCCGGCACGAGACCGGTCCCGGGCTACGAGGTGCTGGCGCATCTGGCGCGCACCGGCTGGCTCGACGTCTACGACGTCTGGAGCCAGGAGCGGGACTGCCGCTGTGTGGTCAAGGCCGTGCGCCCCGACCGCCGGGAGCAGGAGCAGCTGGGCGAGCGGCTGCTGCGTGAGGGGCGGTGGCTGGGGGCCTTCACCCACCCGCACCTGGTCCGCGCGTACGAGACGTTCGAGTCGCCGGTGCCGCTCGTCGTGCTGGAGACGCTGACCGGCGAGACGCTGTCCCACCTCATCCACCGGTTGCGGCGCCGGCCGTCCGCCGCCGACGTGGCGCTGCTCGGGGTGCAGCTGTGTTCCGCGATCCACTACCTCCACGGTCAGGGTCTGCTGCACCTGGACCTCAAGCCGTCGAACGTGGTGGTGGACCGCGGTCACGCCAAGGTGCTGGACCTGAGTACCGCGCGGCCGCCCGGGCCCGCGCCCGCGGGGGCGGGCACGTTCTGCTACCTCGCTCCCGAGCAGGCCCGCGGCGGGCCGCTGTCGGCAGCCGCGGACGTGTGGGGCGTCGGCATCACGTTGTACGAGGTCGCCGCCGGCGACGTGCCGTTCGGCCGCGGGGATCGCCGCGGGGTTTCTCCCCGTGGGGAGGAAGGGGACGAGCCCTGCGACGGCAGCGTCACGGGCGGCCAGGACCGCTGGTATCCGCAGCTGGAGGAGGCCGCCCCGCCGGTCGGCTCGCGGCGGCGGCTGCCCGGGGGGCTCGCGGCGGCCATCGACGGCTGCCTTCGGACCGATCCGTCGTCCCGGCCCTCGGTCGCCGAACTGGCCGCCGCACTCGACGCGACGCTGCCCGGCCCGGGGCGCCGCGCCGCCCGCCCCTGA
- a CDS encoding type II toxin-antitoxin system PemK/MazF family toxin, which produces MQRGEVWWVDFDERRPVVLLSDDESSGFQVMQVVAPAGVDISGLGVEVAIGAREGLPFEGVLRFAFPRPGFTPCTWLTTVARDDLIERAGVLSSAKLSEVGAALHTAGQRREWTPMTAAGLREIKDARRLGGLE; this is translated from the coding sequence ATGCAACGCGGCGAAGTCTGGTGGGTCGACTTCGACGAGCGACGCCCGGTCGTGCTGCTGTCGGACGACGAGTCATCCGGGTTCCAGGTCATGCAGGTCGTTGCGCCGGCGGGCGTCGACATCAGCGGCCTGGGCGTTGAAGTGGCGATAGGCGCCCGGGAAGGGCTGCCCTTCGAAGGCGTGCTGCGGTTCGCGTTCCCGCGTCCAGGCTTTACTCCTTGCACCTGGCTGACCACTGTCGCCCGGGACGACCTGATCGAGCGGGCGGGCGTGTTGTCCTCCGCGAAGCTCAGCGAGGTTGGAGCCGCCCTCCATACCGCTGGGCAGAGGAGGGAGTGGACCCCGATGACGGCTGCCGGGCTCCGCGAGATCAAAGATGCCCGCCGTCTCGGAGGACTCGAGTAG
- the tpg gene encoding telomere-protecting terminal protein Tpg, translated as MSLFGDGLDAAVHKAFTRPAPKSAPAQMRYLVKQMGGTKPVAQMLRISQRTVERYVKDQIKKPRPELAARLEREVKKRWQPQIRAKARQKAATTGGIVIDTRARLGYTAPIGSTDQDRIRHLTIALPPRYAARLFEAQEAGAGDARLQEIAAEALKEVYFQDGGRRAGSLEEVRFTDIEHLEFDL; from the coding sequence ATGAGCCTGTTCGGGGACGGCCTGGACGCCGCGGTGCACAAGGCGTTCACCCGCCCGGCTCCCAAGAGCGCGCCCGCGCAGATGCGCTACCTGGTCAAGCAGATGGGAGGCACCAAGCCGGTCGCCCAGATGCTGCGCATCTCCCAGCGCACCGTCGAGCGGTACGTGAAGGACCAGATCAAAAAGCCCCGTCCGGAGCTCGCCGCGCGCCTGGAGCGCGAGGTGAAGAAGCGGTGGCAGCCGCAGATCCGGGCGAAGGCCCGGCAGAAGGCGGCGACCACCGGCGGCATCGTCATCGACACCCGCGCCCGCCTCGGCTACACCGCGCCGATCGGGTCGACGGACCAGGACCGCATCCGGCACCTGACCATCGCCCTGCCCCCGCGCTACGCCGCCCGCCTCTTCGAGGCCCAGGAGGCCGGGGCCGGCGACGCCCGACTCCAGGAGATCGCCGCCGAAGCCCTCAAGGAGGTGTACTTCCAGGACGGCGGACGCCGCGCCGGAAGCCTGGAGGAGGTCCGCTTCACGGACATCGAGCACCTGGAGTTCGACCTGTAG
- a CDS encoding IS701 family transposase → MGRIAGRFARVEPRRRVRDLVLGLLSDLPRKNCWSIAEWAGEANPDGMQHLLGRARRDADTVRDDVREYVPEHPQDKNAVLVVDETGDVKKGTHTVGVQRQYTGTAGRIENSQVAVYLVYAGRRGHAAVDRELYIPRSWTCDPARRRAAGRSGRVTGRSQRILGHP, encoded by the coding sequence ATGGGCCGGATAGCGGGCCGGTTCGCGCGGGTTGAACCCCGGCGCCGGGTGCGGGACTTGGTGCTGGGGCTGCTGTCGGACCTGCCGCGCAAGAACTGCTGGAGCATCGCCGAGTGGGCCGGGGAAGCGAATCCGGACGGCATGCAGCACCTGCTCGGCCGGGCCAGGCGGGATGCCGACACCGTGCGCGACGACGTGCGTGAGTACGTACCGGAGCACCCGCAGGACAAGAATGCGGTGCTGGTGGTCGATGAGACCGGGGATGTGAAAAAGGGCACGCACACCGTCGGTGTCCAGCGCCAGTACACCGGCACCGCCGGGAGGATCGAGAACTCCCAGGTCGCCGTCTACCTCGTCTACGCGGGCCGCCGCGGACACGCGGCAGTGGACCGTGAGCTGTACATCCCGCGCTCGTGGACGTGCGACCCGGCCCGCCGCCGGGCCGCCGGCCGCTCCGGCCGGGTCACCGGCCGCTCGCAGCGCATCCTCGGCCACCCGTGA
- the tap gene encoding telomere-associated protein Tap encodes MSELFDAVDALVASRSPLPPAKERKRLRTAHGLTLDEVAAALKVRRATVSAWESGKTEPRPPEREAYARLLTQLAELYPAPVDTAAPVQDTAVPAAFTATPAPAESQTLSTGPASDAADMTATENTQTSPALVAAAPAAAPRPARTTGPPSTPCRPGTRKTAPAGTPAGGADARFENGPLAVVDVEDGQVLAYCTGGLVLNVPARSLPSLVDWTLTEARLGQPKLSGPGKDADPLLVLTEAALERYGLPAALTDEERLAGRIPEGHKVIKQLARADWKLTKRGFGPWARIYRPAQGSERACVQLCIPSWHALDTRHWGGAGQLPPADLAHVLGVYASQVMTPRGSTAVTGLELMTALHPPTRASEPDADGKRHSEHHPNSLGKDPVDPAPCEAPDGHPLLADLPRFHVRGPAEKLFEEAYDWARPMTDAECLRRHLVGIDVNMAFAAGANGLNVGLGAPTHVTHPVFDPKLPGSWLVDLSHVDLSRVKVGKDTWTELDAGLLPSPFTPTGERPKGPAWYATPTVAYAAELGYEVRPIEAWVRYENGRYLDGWYQRLRDAYLATMADLGVHADLSPADFLAAMDGHKQRDPQLAIVVSAIKATVKGGLGKLRERPRGEGWRPGEPWRALSRPTWRPDIRAAVISRTRINLHRKIVKHAAFTGHYPVAILSDCVVYATDGTSPLDFLPYRDGKPLPGGFKLGINPGLVKHEGTQTVLWGEEIRDRFDAPELNLARYIKDGTVTDVDNGE; translated from the coding sequence ATGTCCGAGCTGTTCGACGCGGTCGACGCACTGGTCGCGTCCCGCTCTCCGCTGCCGCCGGCGAAGGAGCGCAAGCGACTGCGTACCGCGCACGGCCTGACACTGGACGAGGTGGCCGCCGCGCTGAAGGTGCGCCGTGCCACGGTGAGCGCCTGGGAGTCCGGCAAGACCGAGCCCCGCCCGCCGGAGCGTGAGGCGTACGCGCGGCTGCTCACGCAGCTCGCGGAGCTCTACCCCGCCCCGGTCGACACGGCCGCGCCCGTCCAAGACACTGCCGTGCCGGCCGCGTTCACCGCGACGCCCGCCCCGGCGGAATCGCAGACTCTGTCCACAGGCCCGGCATCCGACGCTGCGGACATGACCGCAACCGAGAACACCCAGACCAGCCCCGCCCTCGTCGCCGCTGCTCCGGCGGCCGCGCCGCGTCCGGCGCGCACCACCGGGCCGCCGTCGACGCCGTGCCGCCCGGGCACGCGGAAGACGGCCCCGGCCGGCACCCCGGCGGGCGGCGCCGACGCGCGCTTCGAGAACGGGCCGCTCGCGGTCGTCGACGTCGAGGACGGGCAGGTGCTGGCGTACTGCACCGGCGGCCTGGTCCTGAACGTGCCCGCCAGGTCCCTCCCGTCCCTGGTCGACTGGACGCTCACGGAGGCACGGCTCGGGCAGCCGAAGCTGTCCGGGCCGGGCAAGGACGCCGACCCACTGCTCGTGCTCACCGAGGCTGCCCTGGAGCGCTACGGCCTGCCGGCCGCCCTCACCGATGAGGAGCGGCTCGCCGGGCGGATCCCCGAGGGCCATAAGGTCATCAAGCAACTGGCCCGTGCCGACTGGAAGCTCACCAAGCGCGGGTTCGGGCCGTGGGCGCGGATCTACCGCCCCGCGCAGGGCTCGGAGCGGGCCTGCGTCCAGCTGTGCATCCCGTCCTGGCACGCGCTCGACACCCGCCACTGGGGCGGGGCCGGACAGCTGCCGCCGGCGGACCTCGCCCACGTGCTGGGCGTGTACGCGTCGCAGGTGATGACGCCGCGCGGCTCCACCGCCGTCACCGGCCTGGAGCTGATGACCGCGCTGCACCCGCCGACCCGGGCCTCCGAGCCCGACGCCGACGGCAAGCGGCACTCCGAGCACCACCCCAACAGCCTGGGCAAGGACCCGGTCGACCCGGCGCCGTGCGAGGCCCCGGACGGGCACCCGCTCCTGGCGGACCTGCCGCGCTTTCACGTGCGCGGCCCGGCGGAGAAGCTCTTCGAGGAGGCCTACGACTGGGCACGCCCGATGACCGATGCCGAATGCCTGCGCCGCCACCTGGTCGGCATCGACGTGAACATGGCCTTCGCCGCCGGCGCCAACGGCCTGAACGTCGGCCTCGGCGCGCCGACGCACGTCACCCACCCGGTGTTCGATCCGAAGCTGCCCGGCAGCTGGCTGGTGGACCTGTCCCACGTCGACCTGTCCCGCGTGAAGGTCGGCAAGGACACGTGGACGGAGCTGGACGCCGGCCTGCTGCCCAGCCCGTTCACGCCCACGGGCGAGCGCCCCAAGGGCCCGGCCTGGTATGCGACACCCACCGTCGCCTACGCGGCGGAGCTGGGCTACGAGGTGCGCCCGATCGAGGCGTGGGTGCGGTACGAGAACGGCCGCTACCTGGACGGCTGGTACCAGCGGCTGCGCGACGCCTACCTGGCCACGATGGCCGACCTCGGCGTGCACGCGGACCTCTCCCCGGCCGACTTCCTGGCGGCCATGGACGGCCACAAGCAGCGCGACCCCCAGCTGGCGATCGTCGTCTCGGCGATCAAGGCCACGGTCAAGGGCGGCCTGGGCAAGCTCCGCGAGCGCCCGCGCGGCGAGGGCTGGCGGCCCGGCGAGCCGTGGCGCGCGCTGTCCCGCCCCACCTGGCGGCCGGACATCCGCGCGGCGGTCATCTCCCGCACCCGCATCAACCTGCACCGCAAGATCGTCAAGCACGCGGCGTTCACCGGCCACTACCCGGTCGCGATCCTGTCCGACTGCGTCGTCTACGCCACCGACGGCACCAGCCCGCTGGACTTCCTGCCCTACCGGGACGGCAAGCCGCTGCCCGGCGGCTTCAAGCTCGGCATCAACCCCGGCCTGGTCAAGCACGAGGGCACCCAGACCGTCCTGTGGGGCGAGGAGATCCGCGACCGGTTCGACGCGCCGGAGCTCAACCTCGCCCGCTACATCAAGGACGGCACCGTCACCGACGTCGACAACGGAGAGTAG
- a CDS encoding zf-HC2 domain-containing protein produces the protein MFTASRDCRIIGDLLEGHALNVLDPGETSAVRAHLAACAECRDEHHCLAAVAAHLSCLRRALADGPGRPRASSPSGAAGCGRGSRHRRRRHGAARGAPAASLTLSQWVSRLACVR, from the coding sequence ATGTTCACTGCCTCCCGGGATTGCCGCATCATCGGTGACCTGCTGGAAGGACACGCCCTCAACGTCCTGGACCCCGGGGAGACGAGCGCGGTCCGCGCCCATCTGGCGGCCTGTGCCGAGTGCCGGGACGAGCATCACTGTCTCGCGGCCGTGGCCGCGCACCTGTCCTGTCTTCGCAGGGCCCTGGCGGACGGCCCGGGCCGGCCGCGGGCGTCGTCCCCGTCCGGGGCGGCCGGCTGCGGCCGTGGTTCGCGGCATCGTCGCCGCCGGCACGGTGCGGCCCGAGGGGCTCCGGCCGCTTCGCTCACGCTGTCCCAGTGGGTGAGCCGGCTTGCCTGTGTCAGGTGA
- a CDS encoding ABC transporter ATP-binding protein, protein MVHVLRRLLSVGEASDVVAAAPPVSLREVFRRFWPYTRGGRRWFVPVVLFSLIGPALDATEIWLFKTVVDGVLVPRDIGPLLWIAPTYLGLVIGSGILGFADDVTSTWVSERFLLTLRSDVFRHVQGLSLGFFERRRLGDVLSRVTGDVDTVETFLLSGVADALYYVIRLGVFLGLLFYLQWDLTLLALVIVPLFWRAARHFARLIKEASRERRRRSGSISAIAEESLGNVALVQAYNRQRWEERRFERENVGRFRATMASTRIRAVYGSVVEVIEVSGVLAVMSLGTWKLAQGQLTLGGLLVFLALIGNLYSPVRGLSHLGTTFYAASASAERIIELLDQRPQVAEAAGARRTGRARGEVEFDGVFFRYPGTPSWALSDVSFHVAAGETLALVGASGAGKSTVAKLQLRFYDPDRGAVRLDGTNLRDLRLSDLRESVAVVLQETLVFHGTVRDNIAYGRPEATEADIVAAARAADAHEFIELLPMGYDTMVGQRGRTLSGGQRQRLAIARAMIRDAPVLLLDEPTTGLDVRSGRRIMDPLRRLMAGRTTVVISHNLLTVQDATRIVVLDRGRIVECGAHDDLLERGGTYARLHWLNAPAGSPAGSPALGTVLP, encoded by the coding sequence ATGGTGCATGTCCTGCGGCGTCTGCTGTCGGTGGGTGAGGCTTCCGATGTGGTGGCGGCCGCGCCCCCGGTGTCTTTGCGCGAGGTGTTCCGGCGGTTCTGGCCCTATACCCGCGGCGGCCGGCGCTGGTTCGTTCCCGTCGTCCTGTTCAGCCTGATCGGCCCCGCCCTCGACGCCACGGAGATCTGGCTCTTCAAGACCGTGGTGGACGGTGTGCTCGTTCCCCGCGACATCGGACCGCTCCTGTGGATCGCACCGACCTATCTGGGGCTCGTCATCGGCTCCGGCATTCTGGGGTTCGCCGACGACGTGACGTCCACGTGGGTCAGCGAACGCTTCCTGCTGACGCTGCGCTCCGATGTGTTCCGGCACGTCCAGGGCCTGTCGCTCGGGTTCTTCGAACGCCGGCGGCTCGGGGACGTGCTGTCGCGGGTGACGGGCGATGTCGACACGGTCGAGACGTTCCTGCTCTCGGGAGTGGCGGACGCCCTCTACTACGTGATCCGCCTGGGTGTCTTCCTCGGTCTGCTGTTCTATCTGCAGTGGGATCTGACCCTCCTCGCCCTCGTCATCGTGCCGCTGTTCTGGCGCGCCGCCCGGCACTTCGCGCGGCTGATCAAGGAGGCGTCCCGGGAGCGCAGGCGCCGCAGCGGTTCGATCAGCGCGATCGCCGAGGAGTCGCTGGGCAACGTCGCCCTGGTGCAGGCGTACAACCGGCAGAGGTGGGAGGAGCGCCGGTTCGAGCGTGAGAACGTCGGCAGGTTCCGGGCCACGATGGCCTCGACGCGGATCCGCGCCGTCTACGGATCCGTCGTCGAGGTCATCGAGGTGTCCGGCGTCCTGGCGGTCATGAGCCTGGGCACCTGGAAGCTGGCCCAGGGGCAGCTCACGCTGGGCGGACTGCTGGTCTTCCTGGCGCTGATCGGCAACCTCTACAGTCCGGTCCGCGGTCTGTCCCACCTGGGCACCACCTTCTACGCGGCGTCCGCCTCGGCCGAACGGATCATCGAGCTGCTGGACCAGCGGCCGCAGGTCGCCGAGGCCGCCGGTGCCCGCCGGACCGGCCGTGCGCGAGGGGAGGTGGAGTTCGACGGCGTCTTCTTCCGCTATCCCGGCACGCCGTCCTGGGCGCTGTCGGACGTGTCGTTCCACGTGGCGGCCGGGGAGACGCTGGCGCTGGTCGGGGCCAGCGGGGCCGGCAAGTCGACGGTCGCGAAGCTGCAGCTGCGCTTCTACGATCCCGACCGGGGCGCGGTCCGCCTGGACGGGACAAACCTGCGGGACCTGCGCCTGTCCGACCTGCGGGAGAGCGTCGCGGTGGTCCTGCAGGAGACGCTCGTCTTCCACGGCACCGTGCGGGACAACATCGCCTACGGCCGGCCGGAGGCGACGGAGGCGGACATCGTCGCGGCGGCGCGCGCCGCGGACGCGCACGAGTTCATCGAGCTGCTGCCCATGGGCTACGACACGATGGTCGGCCAGCGCGGCCGGACGCTCTCCGGCGGGCAGCGCCAGCGCCTGGCGATCGCCCGCGCGATGATCAGGGACGCGCCCGTGCTCCTCCTGGACGAACCGACCACCGGCCTCGATGTGCGGTCCGGCCGGCGGATCATGGACCCGCTGCGCCGGCTCATGGCCGGGCGGACGACCGTCGTCATCTCCCACAACCTGCTGACCGTCCAGGACGCCACGCGCATCGTGGTTCTCGACCGGGGCAGGATCGTCGAGTGCGGCGCCCACGACGACCTGCTCGAGCGCGGCGGGACGTACGCCCGGCTGCACTGGCTGAACGCCCCGGCCGGGTCCCCGGCCGGGTCCCCGGCCCTGGGGACGGTGCTGCCGTGA
- a CDS encoding response regulator transcription factor, which produces MTIRVLLADDQALLRGTFRMLFDSADDMETVGEASDGREAVELARARHPDVILMDIRMPEMDGLAATRLIGEAGDLSAVKVLILTTFEDDEYVAEALRAGASGFLGKGARPGELLEAVRTVAAGDALLSPAATRGLIRRFLAQPEPCTAAVHERLECLTRRERDVLGLVALGLSNEEIAERLFLSPLTAKTHVNRAMTKLAVRDRAQLVVIAYQCGVVSPVTGAVRPAVSG; this is translated from the coding sequence ATGACGATCCGGGTACTGCTGGCCGATGACCAGGCCCTGCTGCGGGGCACTTTCAGGATGCTGTTCGATTCCGCCGACGACATGGAGACGGTGGGTGAGGCGTCCGACGGCCGGGAGGCGGTGGAGCTGGCGAGGGCGCGGCATCCGGATGTGATCCTGATGGACATCCGGATGCCGGAGATGGACGGGCTGGCCGCCACGCGGCTGATCGGTGAGGCGGGGGATCTCTCGGCGGTGAAGGTTTTGATCCTGACCACCTTCGAGGACGACGAGTACGTGGCGGAGGCTCTGCGGGCCGGGGCGAGCGGCTTTCTCGGCAAGGGTGCCCGGCCCGGGGAGCTGCTCGAGGCCGTCCGTACGGTGGCCGCAGGGGACGCGCTGCTGTCGCCTGCGGCGACCCGGGGGCTGATCAGGCGGTTTCTGGCGCAGCCGGAACCGTGCACGGCGGCCGTGCACGAGCGGCTGGAGTGCCTGACGCGGCGGGAGCGCGATGTTCTGGGGCTTGTCGCGCTGGGACTGTCGAACGAGGAGATCGCCGAGCGTCTGTTCCTCAGCCCGTTGACGGCCAAGACCCATGTCAACCGGGCCATGACCAAGCTGGCCGTCCGTGACCGGGCCCAGCTGGTGGTCATCGCCTATCAGTGCGGTGTGGTCAGCCCGGTGACGGGGGCGGTTCGTCCTGCGGTGTCCGGGTGA
- a CDS encoding histidine kinase → MGCLHLHQRLAAEQEPLCFPFPTALPAGAPALSCRGLYDPRLSLRRKERVVGNDVDADGVPLLVITGANAGGKSTFLRSVGVAQLMMQADMFVSAYSFAADVRAWLFTHFWREEDAEMESGKLDEELSRMSGIADLVMSGAMVLFNESFAATNEREGAEIARQITRALLDSGVKVLLVAHLFDLAHSLHKKPPAEGAVFLRAQRQADGSHTSRLEVGGPLPTGFAWICIAASSKSPLRLRGFGIEPWRRVSAFGRPVPGPGVVVGLCGLSLSSPDRMSPRWCSVSAGSAVSGCRFYGGGMVVISGWRRGAGAPLGTLDVLGPVVLFVLSVAAASVIPQEHRVAVRPAAVVLAGVCCFALLWRRRHPFGVLAVALVCGVGFQVLGVRESPLVTSPVIVSVYTVAVRTDRRTTWVVASASAALLVGAGVVFGSRSWLGDNVAMVAWTALPAAVGDGVRSRRAYVAAVEERAEYAERTREQEARQRVAAERIRIARELHDVVAHHIALINAQAGVAVHLVERRPEQLVTALEGIRDTSRSALEELRVTVGLLRQSDDPRAPRDPMPGLAQVPELLASFGRVGLSVGYTRRGVAGPPAPAVDLAAYRIVQEALTNVRKHAGADHARLCLHYRPQWLTVTVEDDGCARPDRPPSGTGHGLIGMRERAASVGGKLEAAARPGGGFTVTAELPLRPGAAVVAPVGRDAGEGWA, encoded by the coding sequence GCGGCAAATCCACGTTCCTGCGCAGCGTCGGAGTGGCGCAGCTGATGATGCAGGCGGACATGTTCGTATCCGCCTACTCCTTCGCGGCGGACGTCCGTGCGTGGCTGTTCACGCACTTTTGGCGCGAGGAGGACGCGGAGATGGAGAGCGGCAAGCTGGACGAGGAGCTGTCCCGGATGAGCGGCATCGCGGACCTCGTGATGTCCGGGGCGATGGTGCTGTTCAACGAGTCCTTCGCGGCGACCAACGAGCGAGAGGGGGCCGAGATCGCCCGGCAGATCACCCGCGCCCTTCTCGATTCCGGCGTCAAGGTCCTGCTTGTCGCCCACCTATTCGACCTCGCCCACAGCCTCCACAAGAAGCCACCGGCAGAAGGCGCGGTGTTCCTGCGGGCCCAGCGGCAGGCGGACGGGAGCCACACCTCCCGACTGGAGGTGGGCGGGCCGCTGCCCACCGGCTTCGCCTGGATCTGTATCGCGGCGTCTTCAAAGAGCCCGCTCAGGCTCCGGGGCTTCGGGATCGAGCCTTGGCGTCGGGTATCGGCATTCGGCCGTCCTGTGCCGGGTCCTGGGGTGGTGGTGGGGCTGTGCGGGTTGTCGTTGTCATCGCCCGATCGGATGTCTCCGCGGTGGTGTTCGGTGTCGGCTGGGTCGGCGGTGTCCGGGTGTCGGTTCTACGGTGGTGGCATGGTGGTGATCAGCGGTTGGCGGCGGGGGGCGGGTGCTCCGCTCGGGACGCTGGATGTGCTGGGGCCGGTGGTGTTGTTCGTGCTGTCGGTGGCGGCGGCCTCCGTCATCCCGCAGGAGCACCGGGTGGCGGTCCGTCCGGCTGCTGTGGTGCTGGCGGGGGTCTGTTGTTTTGCGTTGTTGTGGCGTCGTCGTCACCCGTTCGGTGTCCTGGCCGTCGCGCTTGTGTGCGGGGTGGGTTTTCAGGTGCTCGGGGTGCGGGAGAGTCCGTTGGTGACGAGTCCGGTCATTGTGTCCGTCTACACCGTGGCGGTCCGGACCGACCGGCGGACGACGTGGGTGGTGGCGTCGGCGTCGGCCGCTCTGCTGGTGGGGGCGGGTGTGGTGTTCGGCTCCCGGTCATGGCTCGGGGACAACGTGGCGATGGTGGCCTGGACGGCGCTGCCTGCCGCGGTGGGGGACGGGGTGCGTTCGCGTCGCGCGTATGTGGCGGCGGTGGAGGAACGGGCGGAGTATGCGGAGCGGACGCGTGAGCAGGAGGCGCGGCAGCGGGTGGCGGCCGAGCGGATCCGGATCGCGCGCGAGTTGCATGATGTGGTCGCGCACCATATCGCCTTGATCAATGCGCAGGCCGGTGTTGCTGTTCACCTGGTGGAGCGGCGGCCGGAGCAGTTGGTGACCGCGTTGGAGGGCATCCGGGACACCAGTCGGTCCGCGCTGGAGGAACTCCGGGTGACCGTGGGTCTGCTGCGGCAGTCCGATGATCCGCGGGCGCCGCGGGATCCGATGCCGGGTCTGGCGCAGGTGCCGGAGCTGCTGGCGTCCTTCGGGCGGGTGGGCCTGTCCGTCGGGTATACGCGGCGCGGTGTGGCCGGGCCGCCGGCGCCGGCGGTGGATCTGGCCGCGTACCGCATCGTGCAGGAGGCCCTGACGAATGTGCGCAAGCACGCCGGGGCCGATCACGCCCGTCTCTGTCTGCACTACCGGCCCCAGTGGCTGACGGTCACGGTCGAGGACGACGGGTGTGCCCGGCCGGACAGGCCCCCTTCCGGGACCGGTCACGGGCTGATCGGGATGCGTGAGCGTGCGGCCAGCGTCGGGGGAAAGCTGGAGGCCGCGGCGCGTCCCGGCGGGGGGTTCACCGTGACCGCCGAACTGCCGCTGCGGCCGGGTGCGGCCGTCGTGGCACCGGTCGGGCGGGACGCCGGGGAGGGATGGGCATGA
- a CDS encoding RNA polymerase sigma factor: protein MDRTYECAEFPVPVGRLSDEALLSGLATGDPELAVTFVRRFQRAVFGVAVAVTKDRQLAEDIAQQTFERAWRHAQIYDSRRGSVTTWLTTIAHNLAVDAVRARRTEPVAPEDLDTLLDAVTETPEQWALADEASSQLRAAVARLPREQGRALVMAGIYGMTAQQIADWEKIPLGTAKTRIRTAMGKLRTTLASPDRGDHGQ, encoded by the coding sequence GTGGACCGTACATATGAGTGTGCCGAGTTTCCGGTTCCCGTCGGCCGTCTTTCGGACGAGGCTCTGCTGTCCGGGCTGGCCACCGGTGATCCGGAACTCGCGGTCACCTTCGTACGGAGGTTTCAGCGCGCGGTCTTCGGTGTCGCCGTCGCCGTCACCAAAGATCGGCAGCTTGCCGAGGACATCGCCCAGCAGACGTTCGAGCGGGCGTGGCGTCATGCGCAGATCTACGACTCGCGCCGCGGGTCGGTGACGACCTGGCTGACGACCATCGCGCACAATCTCGCCGTCGACGCCGTGCGTGCGCGGCGGACGGAGCCGGTGGCACCCGAGGACCTCGACACGCTCCTCGACGCCGTGACCGAGACTCCCGAGCAGTGGGCCCTGGCCGACGAGGCCTCGTCCCAGCTGCGGGCCGCCGTGGCGCGGCTGCCCCGGGAACAGGGTCGTGCCCTGGTGATGGCGGGCATCTACGGAATGACGGCCCAGCAGATCGCCGACTGGGAGAAGATCCCGCTGGGCACCGCCAAGACGCGGATCAGGACGGCGATGGGAAAGCTGCGGACCACACTCGCCTCTCCGGATCGAGGGGACCATGGCCAGTGA